Below is a genomic region from Bradyrhizobium sp. 1(2017).
ATTCTTTGGGTTGCCCGATGTGGCGCCGATGCAAACGGCGGTGATGGACAAGCTGCAGCAGCAAGTCCTGAGCAACATCGAGAAGGTCTCGCCGGAATCGCTGGTCCAGAGCTGGTTCACCTTCGATCCGAAGCTGGCCGAGCGGTTTCAGGACATGTTCGTCACGATGGCGGGCCTCGGCGGCACGCGTAGCGGCGACAAGAAGAAATAGTGTCGCCGAGACGGGACGGGACGCTGGAAGAAGGCCGGCTTCGTCCGCCGGCCCTCGGCCTGCTGCTTGCCGAGGCGCGCGGCCTGTTCGAGTTCAATGCGAGCCTTTTGCTGTCGCCGCTCTTGATGCGCGCGCCGCGGGGCGATGGCCATCCGGTGCTGGCGTTGCCGGGGTTCCTCGCCAGCGACCTGTCGATGGCGCCGATGCGGCGCTATCTCAGCGAGCTCGGTTATGAGGCACATGCCTGGCGGATGGGCCGTAATCTCGGCGGGCTGGCGCGAATGCGGGATTCGCTGCGCACGCGTCTGACCGAGATCCACACCGCCACGGGACGCAAGGTGAGCGTGGTCGGATGGAGCCTCGGCGGCGTCTATGCCCGGGATCTGGCGCTTTCCGCGCCCGACATGGTGCGTTACGTCCTGACGCTCGGCAGCCCCTTCGCCAACGACGTGCGAGCGACCCACGCCACGCGGCTCTACGAGGCGCTGTCCGGCGAGCGGGTCGAGGACCTGGCAGAGCTGCGCGAGGCGATCGCCGGGGACCTGCCGGTGCCGACGACGTCGATCTATTCGCGCGCTGACGGTGTCGTGAACTGGCGGACCTGTCTGCTCCGTCCCTCCGACCGTGCCGAGAACATCGAGGTGCACCTGGCGAGTCATCTCGGGCTCGGGGTGAACCCCGCGGCGCTGTGGGCCGTGGCGGACCGCTTGGCCCAACCGGAGGGGGAATTCTCGCCATTTGACCGGGCGGGGCCGTTTGCCATTGCATATGCCCCGCCGGAACAGGCAGTATCGGCCTGACGAGAAGCGCCGCCAAGGCGCCCGTCGAAATGAGCGGAGGGAACTATGGCTGACGGTAAGAAGCTGTCGTCGTTGGACGCATCGTTTCTCTATCTGGAAACGCCGGAAATGCCGATGCATGTCGGGAGCATGGCGATCTTTCGCCTGCCCGACGACTACAAAGGCGACTTCTTCGAAGACTTCAAGGCGATGATCGTCTCGCGCCTGCACATCGCGCCGATCCTGAAGGCGCGGTTGGAGAAGGCGCCGCTCGACATCGATCATCCCTCCTGGGTCGAGGACGACCAGTTCGACATCGACCGTCACATCTTCCGCGCCAGCCTGCCGCAGCCGCGCGACCGCGCCACGCTGGAGCGCATCGTCGGCTGGATGCATGCCAAGCTGTTGAACCGCGCGCGCCCGCTCTGGGAATTCTACGTGTTCGAGGGCATGAAGGACAACGAGGTTGGCCTTTACTCCAAGATGCATCATGCCGCCATCGACGGGGGCGCCGGCGCGGCGCTGACCAACATGATCTACGACATCTCCCCGATCCCGCGGAAGGTCGATCCACCGACGGCAGGGACCAAGCCCGGACAGGAGCCGCGCGACATCGCTGCAAACCTGCTCGATTCCTATCAGCAGCTGTTCAGCCAGCCGCTCGATGCTTCGGCCGCCGCGAAGAACCTGCAACTGCCGCGCACCGGCAAGAGCGACATCGGCTCGATCCTGTTCGACAATGCGATGTACCAGATCGAGAGCGCGGTGCGCTTCGCCGGCAACATCCCGACCGTGCTCAAGAGCGTCTCCGACGTGCTCGGCAAGGTCTCCGACCCCAAGTCGCGCGAGAGCCTTGCCAGCATGGTGTCGCCGCCGACCATGCTCAACAAGACGATCTCCTCGGAGCGCAGCTTCGCCGGCGTGTCGATCTCCCTCTCGCGGGCGAAGGCGTTGGCCAAGCAGGCCGGCGGCAAGCTCAACGATGTCGTGCTGGCGCTGGCCTCGGGTGTGGTCCGCCGCTATCTCCGGCAATACGGCACGCTGCCGGCGAAATCCCTGACTGCCGCCGTGCCGATCTCGCTGCGCGAGGAGGGCAACACCGAGGCCAACAACCAGGTGTTCGGCATGATCTGCGCGATCGCGACCAATGTCGACGATCCCAAGGCGCGGCTGGAAGCCATCATCGCGCAGTCGACCAAGTCCAAGGAGATGTCGCATCCGCTGCGTGCACTCATGCCGCAGGTCTCCAACATCTCGATGCTGGGTGCACCGATCATGGTGCAGATCCTGGCGCTGCTCTACAGCCGCTCGAATTTGTCGGACGTGCTGCCGCCGGCCGCCAACATCACGGTGTCCAACGTGCCGGGACCACGGCAGACGCTCTATGCAGCGGGTGCCGAGCTTCTGCATATCTTCCCGGTGTCGATCTCGACGCACGGGCAGGCGCTCAACATCACCGTGCAGAGTTATCGCGACCAGCTCGATTTCGGCTTCATCGTCGGCGCCAACATCATCCCGCACGTGCAGGTGATGTGCGACATGCTGCCGGAAGAGTTCGCCGCGCTGGAGGCGGCTTATGCGCCGCCGGCAGCCGACATCAAGGGCGCTGCGGAATAGGAACTTGCCAGGACATCTGCAATGATTGAAATGCCGCCGCTGAAGTTCGTGCAAACGAACGGAATCCGCATGGGCTATTACGAAGCTGGCCCGACCACCGACATACCGCCAATGGTGCTATGTCACGGCTGGCCCGAGCTCGCTTTCTCCTGGCGTCACCAGATCAAGGCGCTGAGCGAGGCCGGCATCCGCGTGATCGCGCCCGACCAGCGCGGCTATGGCGCGACCGACCGGCCCGAACCGGTCGAGGCCTACGACATCGAGCACCTGACCGGCGACCTCGTCGGGCTGCTCGATCATTTGAACATCGACAAGGCGATCTTCGTCGGTCACGACTGGGGTGGCTTCATTGTCTGGCAGATGCCGCTGCGGCACATCGAGCGGGTTGCGGGGGT
It encodes:
- a CDS encoding DUF6489 family protein — protein: MKVNIEIDCTPLEARQFFGLPDVAPMQTAVMDKLQQQVLSNIEKVSPESLVQSWFTFDPKLAERFQDMFVTMAGLGGTRSGDKKK
- a CDS encoding wax ester/triacylglycerol synthase domain-containing protein, coding for MADGKKLSSLDASFLYLETPEMPMHVGSMAIFRLPDDYKGDFFEDFKAMIVSRLHIAPILKARLEKAPLDIDHPSWVEDDQFDIDRHIFRASLPQPRDRATLERIVGWMHAKLLNRARPLWEFYVFEGMKDNEVGLYSKMHHAAIDGGAGAALTNMIYDISPIPRKVDPPTAGTKPGQEPRDIAANLLDSYQQLFSQPLDASAAAKNLQLPRTGKSDIGSILFDNAMYQIESAVRFAGNIPTVLKSVSDVLGKVSDPKSRESLASMVSPPTMLNKTISSERSFAGVSISLSRAKALAKQAGGKLNDVVLALASGVVRRYLRQYGTLPAKSLTAAVPISLREEGNTEANNQVFGMICAIATNVDDPKARLEAIIAQSTKSKEMSHPLRALMPQVSNISMLGAPIMVQILALLYSRSNLSDVLPPAANITVSNVPGPRQTLYAAGAELLHIFPVSISTHGQALNITVQSYRDQLDFGFIVGANIIPHVQVMCDMLPEEFAALEAAYAPPAADIKGAAE
- a CDS encoding esterase/lipase family protein; this translates as MSPRRDGTLEEGRLRPPALGLLLAEARGLFEFNASLLLSPLLMRAPRGDGHPVLALPGFLASDLSMAPMRRYLSELGYEAHAWRMGRNLGGLARMRDSLRTRLTEIHTATGRKVSVVGWSLGGVYARDLALSAPDMVRYVLTLGSPFANDVRATHATRLYEALSGERVEDLAELREAIAGDLPVPTTSIYSRADGVVNWRTCLLRPSDRAENIEVHLASHLGLGVNPAALWAVADRLAQPEGEFSPFDRAGPFAIAYAPPEQAVSA